One region of Primulina tabacum isolate GXHZ01 chromosome 1, ASM2559414v2, whole genome shotgun sequence genomic DNA includes:
- the LOC142519853 gene encoding thioredoxin-like 1-2, chloroplastic, with translation MSSCLNPGFPISGPCERKSKNRAKGSLKVCSSTGTLQFKETKSNYFLGKALDASAKRSVTDLMIKTPKNDPLTVNAQASSFMSKALKWWEKSLQPNMIEINSAQEFVDSLSNAGDKLVVVDFYSPGCGGCKALHPKICQMAELNPDTIFVMVNYEQHKAMCYALHVHVLPFFRFYRGAEGRLCSFSCTNATINKFKVALAKHGTDRCSIGPTKGLNESELLALASNDLISRDLLPPNLSEDDEAEELVLQENSKGSALSKDDGKIKGDALLVV, from the exons ATGTCTTCTTGTTTGAATCCAGGTTTCCCCATATCTGGGCCCTGTGAGAGAAAATCCAAGAACAGAGCCAAAGGCTCTCTGAAGGTTTGTTCTTCTACTGGGACTCTACAATTCAAGGAGACCAAATCAAACTATTTCTTGGGCAAAGCCCTCGATGCCTCGGCTAAAAGAAGTGTTACCGATTTGATGATTAAAACCCCGAAAAATGATCCTTTGACCGTCAAT GCTCAAGCTTCGTCTTTCATGAGCAAAGCTCTGAAATGGTGGGAAAAGTCCCTTCAACCGAATATGATAGAGATAAATTCAGCTCAAGAATTTGTGGATTCTTTGTCTAATGCTGGTGATAAATTGGTTGTAGTTGACTTTTATTCTCCTGGTTGTGGGGGTTGCAAAGCTCTGCATCCTAAG ATTTGTCAAATGGCTGAATTGAATCCAGATACCATTTTTGTGATGGTTAATTATGAGCAACACAAGGCTATGTGCTATGCCCTTCATGTCCACGTTTTACCCTTCTTTAGATTTTACAGAGGTGCAGAGGGCAGGCTGTGTAGCTTCAGTTGCACCAACGCAACA ATCAACAAATTTAAGGTTGCATTGGCTAAACATGGGACGGATCGATGTAGTATTGGCCCCACAAAAGGTTTAAATGAATCGGAACTACTGGCCTTGGCCTCAAACGATCTGATATCGAGAGATTTGCTTCCACCGAATTTGAGTGAGGATGATGAAGCTGAAGAGTTGGTTCTTCAAGAAAATTCCAAGGGAAGTGCATTGAGCAAAGATGATGGTAAGATAAAAGGGGATGCCCTGTTGGTGGTTTAG